Proteins encoded within one genomic window of Agelaius phoeniceus isolate bAgePho1 chromosome Z, bAgePho1.hap1, whole genome shotgun sequence:
- the LOC129132750 gene encoding molybdopterin synthase sulfur carrier subunit, translated as MRCQVSVLYFARSAELAGLRCETLSVPREITSLQLWEEIVKVHPRLALIRDQVVFAVRQEYVLLGDQLLVLQPGDEVAIIPPISGG; from the exons ATGCGCTGCCAG GTCTCGGTGCTGTATTTCGCCAGGAGCGCGGAGCTGGCGGGGCTGCGCTGCGAGACCCTCTCGGTGCCGCGGGAGATcacctctctgcagctctgggaggagaTCGTCAAGGTCCACCCCAG GCTTGCTCTCATCCGGGATCAAGTGGTGTTTGCTGTTCGGCAGGAGTACGTGCTTCTTGGAGATcagctcctggtcctgcagCCTGGAGACGAGGTTGCCATCATCCCACCAATTAGTGGAGGCTGA